A genome region from Pseudomonadota bacterium includes the following:
- a CDS encoding minor capsid protein, producing MKFIEEVEDYIIANSSEVKAETIFLMEQPADTINCLVLIDTGGFPPDNFLPVMDPTIQCISRASDYETAKTKAELVRNILHRKQNITLSGGSVVLLIEAMGEPGDIGRDLNGNFEISCNYRFKVLE from the coding sequence ATGAAGTTTATTGAAGAAGTTGAAGATTATATTATCGCGAATTCGTCAGAAGTCAAGGCGGAGACGATCTTTTTGATGGAACAACCCGCCGATACGATAAATTGTCTCGTTTTGATCGATACGGGCGGATTTCCACCCGATAATTTTCTTCCGGTTATGGATCCGACGATTCAATGTATATCAAGAGCGAGTGATTATGAGACCGCTAAAACGAAGGCGGAATTGGTTCGAAATATTCTTCATCGAAAGCAAAATATCACGCTTTCCGGTGGGAGTGTTGTTTTATTAATCGAGGCGATGGGGGAGCCGGGAGATATTGGTCGAGATCTCAACGGCAACTTTGAAATATCTTGCAACTATCGTTTCAAGGTGCTAGAATAA
- a CDS encoding HK97 gp10 family phage protein, with amino-acid sequence MDSSFKGIDEVLANFSKAEQVVIKGVKGALDDCGDDLLSESSKEVPFEKGTLSGSGRSSEVGIKGNEMKVEVSYNTPYAARLHEHPEYKFKKSRKGKYLEDPLKRRSKVYKDKIEGSVRKATK; translated from the coding sequence ATGGATAGTTCATTTAAAGGTATTGATGAAGTTCTCGCGAATTTCAGTAAAGCGGAACAAGTCGTCATCAAGGGCGTGAAGGGTGCGTTGGATGATTGCGGGGATGATCTGTTATCCGAATCATCGAAGGAAGTTCCGTTTGAAAAAGGCACATTGTCCGGATCCGGACGATCAAGCGAGGTTGGAATCAAGGGGAACGAGATGAAGGTTGAAGTTTCATATAACACGCCTTATGCGGCACGACTTCACGAACATCCGGAGTATAAATTTAAGAAAAGCCGAAAAGGTAAATATTTAGAGGATCCGTTGAAGAGAAGGTCAAAAGTATATAAAGATAAAATTGAGGGAAGCGTTAGGAAGGCGACGAAATGA
- a CDS encoding glycosyltransferase family 4 protein has protein sequence MKIEFISVRDENNGYGVSKNLFLKYFKEFGVEIVDKFDFKEKKSDISLVYSYPTNLKWCHNKKRVCFTMFETDHIPDSWIPILKQYDLVIVPTKWGAEIFKKSGIDAKVINLGFNDEIFTHLERPQREIFTFLNYEAFTIRKGWRELFTAFTEEFDESEPVKMIFKTVASSYGKNLVCLDEYKNIEVINEAISQEELMKLLGRADCFVFPSRGEGFGITPLEAMATGIPAIVPNAHGISEYFNPEFMIGVDWELIPAKYDHIREDVGNFVKCDIPDLRKKMRLAYENAKEWREKSGKISEYALKYNIRESVRKLIEALEEV, from the coding sequence ATGAAAATAGAATTTATTTCCGTTCGGGATGAAAATAACGGATACGGGGTATCGAAGAATCTTTTTCTCAAATACTTCAAAGAATTTGGCGTTGAGATCGTCGATAAATTTGATTTTAAGGAGAAGAAAAGCGATATCTCTTTGGTTTATTCATATCCGACGAATCTCAAATGGTGTCATAATAAAAAGCGGGTTTGTTTCACGATGTTCGAGACGGATCATATTCCGGATTCGTGGATTCCGATTCTCAAACAATATGATCTCGTTATCGTTCCGACGAAATGGGGAGCGGAGATCTTCAAAAAGTCCGGTATTGACGCGAAAGTGATCAATTTGGGATTCAACGATGAAATTTTTACCCATTTAGAACGCCCACAGCGAGAGATTTTTACTTTCTTGAATTATGAGGCGTTCACGATACGAAAAGGGTGGAGAGAACTGTTTACGGCGTTCACAGAGGAATTTGATGAATCCGAGCCGGTTAAAATGATATTTAAGACAGTCGCGTCGAGTTATGGGAAGAATCTCGTCTGTTTAGATGAATATAAAAACATCGAAGTAATAAATGAGGCGATAAGTCAAGAGGAATTGATGAAACTTCTCGGACGGGCGGATTGTTTTGTCTTTCCGTCGAGGGGAGAGGGTTTCGGGATCACGCCTTTGGAGGCGATGGCGACGGGAATCCCTGCGATCGTGCCGAATGCTCACGGAATATCCGAATATTTCAATCCGGAGTTTATGATCGGCGTTGATTGGGAATTGATTCCGGCGAAATACGATCATATCCGAGAGGATGTCGGTAATTTTGTTAAATGTGATATTCCGGATCTCCGAAAAAAGATGAGATTAGCGTATGAGAACGCGAAAGAATGGCGTGAAAAAAGTGGAAAGATTTCCGAATATGCGCTAAAATATAATATAAGAGAATCCGTGAGGAAATTAATCGAAGCGTTGGAGGAAGTATGA
- a CDS encoding phage scaffolding protein, translated as MADPIDPKDPVDPKDPVDPKDPVDPKDPKDPVDPAEPKKPETVPYSEFAETRRQLKELKEKQKKDDEEKLKANNEYKELAEKREKELAEMSGKVQLSAKRSAFTELAIKEGVVNVEDAFKLADLSKVEVDDDGVRGIEDVITKLKENKPYLFGKTDKTLGGGSAPAGTGGKTADGKRIYTFAETQDQDVFAKNASDIALAFAEGRVSK; from the coding sequence ATGGCAGACCCTATTGACCCAAAAGACCCCGTGGATCCGAAAGATCCCGTTGATCCAAAAGATCCGGTGGATCCGAAAGACCCAAAAGATCCGGTTGATCCGGCAGAACCTAAAAAACCCGAAACCGTTCCATACTCGGAATTCGCGGAAACCCGTCGGCAGTTAAAAGAGCTGAAGGAGAAACAGAAGAAGGACGATGAGGAGAAATTGAAAGCCAATAATGAATATAAGGAATTGGCTGAAAAGCGGGAGAAGGAATTAGCGGAAATGAGCGGGAAGGTTCAATTATCTGCTAAACGAAGCGCATTCACGGAATTGGCGATTAAAGAAGGCGTCGTAAATGTTGAGGACGCATTCAAACTCGCAGATCTTTCAAAAGTTGAAGTCGATGACGATGGCGTTCGAGGAATCGAAGATGTCATCACGAAGTTGAAGGAAAATAAACCCTACCTATTCGGTAAAACGGACAAAACTCTCGGAGGGGGTTCCGCTCCGGCGGGGACAGGTGGAAAGACCGCAGACGGGAAACGAATATATACTTTTGCGGAGACACAGGATCAAGATGTGTTCGCGAAGAACGCCTCGGATATAGCCCTAGCATTCGCGGAAGGAAGAGTTAGTAAATAA
- a CDS encoding phage minor capsid protein, translating to MAFSDDPSQDENPDIARLIAIYGSAYISLLKILQVQNLYGKTQAEKNILKATAFGILDGLDKKTSSWIEVNMPKMFRRGVSAMNSDMVKFGIQPMGVQLSPVQLKAIKAMSDDLYTSFGNSLLTVRKDITNTFSLVERQELVDRIQSGVLSGSSRKKVVDGLNEILKNQGVSSLIDKGGKRWQLDTYAEMLVRTKMNEVERLAGQYALLERGHDLVQISAHLSSCESCRIVEGKVYSMTGATAGYPTFDQIKGMSRHIFGPNCRHRTVAYHPEFDDKSSQTKKYSVRSKEIPESYLKSSGFAK from the coding sequence ATGGCTTTTTCAGATGATCCCTCACAAGACGAGAATCCGGATATAGCGAGGTTGATCGCGATTTATGGATCGGCGTATATTTCATTATTGAAAATCCTTCAAGTTCAAAATCTTTATGGGAAAACACAGGCAGAGAAGAATATATTAAAGGCGACGGCGTTCGGGATTCTCGACGGGTTGGATAAGAAAACGAGTTCGTGGATCGAGGTCAATATGCCGAAGATGTTTCGAAGAGGCGTTTCGGCGATGAATAGCGATATGGTTAAATTCGGGATTCAACCGATGGGCGTTCAATTATCTCCGGTTCAGTTAAAGGCAATCAAGGCGATGAGCGATGATCTTTATACTTCGTTCGGGAATTCACTTCTCACAGTTCGAAAAGATATCACGAACACTTTTTCTTTGGTCGAGCGTCAAGAGTTAGTCGATCGGATTCAAAGCGGTGTGTTGTCCGGATCTTCACGAAAGAAGGTCGTTGATGGATTAAATGAGATTTTAAAGAATCAAGGCGTTTCGTCTCTCATTGATAAGGGCGGGAAGAGATGGCAACTTGATACTTACGCGGAAATGCTTGTTCGGACGAAGATGAATGAGGTTGAGCGTTTAGCGGGTCAATACGCGTTATTGGAGAGAGGACACGATCTCGTTCAGATCTCCGCTCATCTCTCTTCTTGCGAGAGTTGTCGAATCGTCGAGGGAAAGGTTTATTCAATGACGGGAGCGACGGCGGGATATCCGACCTTCGATCAGATCAAGGGAATGTCTCGTCATATTTTCGGACCGAATTGTCGTCATCGAACAGTTGCTTATCATCCGGAATTTGATGATAAATCGTCACAAACGAAGAAGTATTCGGTCAGATCGAAAGAGATTCCGGAATCATATTTGAAGAGTTCGGGTTTCGCAAAGTAA
- a CDS encoding phage portal protein has product METFPQTEADRTRFQKYAVYEDIFMGNHTIPFARFSAEMLKKKKVLIYIVCNFGALISKVSADLLFGEPVDFKFKKTDDKKIVDKVQDFVLRNKINTQSYESALSNSYFGDSVAKLRRDADGKAIFEYCSPQLVQVITDPDNVKDTKEIQLCWEKIADGKTYLRKEIHEKGKIRNELWLKEGDILKSQVDLSVLYDDLKDEEVTNIDDFLVKIIPNFKTSTMIFGISDYNDLLSLFDEINNRITRSADIFNRHSDPKLAVPPGVLNEDGKVKTGSFELFEVSASDTKGLVKPEYITWDASLEAAFKHIDKLVEFIFLFSETSPSVFGMDSGGQAESGRALKFRLLRTLAKISRKRNYYDEALNWAIITAQKLEGVAKPILPDIMWNDGIPADTMEMAQIEEIRLRAGNTSKESSIRRLDGGSDEDVESELKKIDEEEAKLTPEIGKNEPNMDIVNNPEDSKMKKKMDPNDPMNKGKMTK; this is encoded by the coding sequence ATGGAAACATTTCCACAAACAGAAGCGGATAGAACTCGATTTCAAAAATATGCTGTTTATGAGGATATCTTTATGGGGAATCACACGATCCCTTTTGCTCGATTCTCGGCTGAAATGCTTAAAAAGAAAAAGGTTCTCATATATATCGTTTGTAATTTCGGCGCACTTATATCAAAGGTTAGCGCTGACCTTCTTTTTGGGGAACCTGTCGATTTTAAGTTCAAAAAGACGGATGATAAAAAAATCGTTGATAAAGTTCAAGATTTCGTTCTTCGTAATAAAATCAATACTCAAAGTTATGAATCGGCGTTATCAAATTCTTATTTTGGCGATTCTGTCGCGAAGTTGAGAAGAGACGCAGACGGGAAGGCGATATTCGAATATTGTTCTCCTCAACTCGTTCAAGTGATCACGGATCCGGATAATGTCAAAGATACGAAAGAGATTCAATTATGTTGGGAGAAGATCGCGGACGGAAAGACATATCTCCGAAAGGAAATTCACGAAAAAGGGAAGATCCGAAATGAGTTATGGTTAAAAGAAGGCGATATTTTAAAGTCACAAGTGGATTTATCTGTTTTATATGATGATTTAAAGGATGAAGAAGTCACAAATATCGATGATTTCTTGGTTAAGATCATCCCGAATTTCAAAACATCGACGATGATCTTCGGGATCTCCGATTATAACGACCTTTTGTCTTTATTTGATGAGATTAATAACAGAATCACGCGATCGGCGGATATATTCAATCGTCATTCAGATCCGAAATTGGCGGTTCCGCCCGGAGTTCTCAATGAGGATGGTAAAGTAAAGACGGGATCATTCGAATTATTTGAGGTTTCGGCGTCAGATACGAAGGGGTTGGTTAAACCCGAATATATCACTTGGGACGCGTCTCTCGAAGCGGCATTCAAGCATATCGATAAATTAGTCGAGTTCATATTCTTATTCTCCGAGACCTCTCCTTCTGTTTTTGGGATGGATTCGGGCGGTCAAGCGGAAAGTGGTCGAGCGTTGAAGTTTAGATTGCTTCGAACTCTTGCGAAGATCTCTCGAAAGCGAAATTATTATGATGAGGCGTTGAATTGGGCGATCATCACGGCTCAAAAGTTGGAAGGCGTGGCGAAACCTATTCTTCCGGATATTATGTGGAATGATGGAATCCCTGCCGATACGATGGAAATGGCTCAAATTGAGGAAATCAGATTGAGAGCGGGAAATACCTCGAAAGAATCTTCAATCAGAAGGTTGGATGGCGGATCGGATGAGGATGTCGAATCAGAGTTAAAGAAAATCGACGAAGAAGAGGCGAAGTTGACACCGGAGATCGGGAAGAATGAACCGAATATGGATATCGTCAATAATCCGGAAGATTCGAAGATGAAAAAGAAAATGGATCCAAATGATCCGATGAATAAAGGTAAAATGACGAAATAG
- a CDS encoding DNA cytosine methyltransferase: MRTLELFSGSKSFSQVAGKRGHEVFTSDYISEYDSDYCVDVMEFDYKKIPYIPDVIWASPPCTAFSVAAIGKNWNRDYTPKHERAELGLRIVAKTIEIIKYYQKLNPSLIYFIENPRGMLRKLPIMNEFNRNTVTYCQYGDTRMKPTDIWSNSQWTPRPMCKNGDPCHVSAPRGSRTGTQGLKTDYERSMIPSQLFEEIFDKLEGENEGV; this comes from the coding sequence ATGAGAACGCTTGAGTTATTCTCCGGATCGAAATCATTTAGTCAAGTCGCGGGGAAACGCGGACACGAAGTTTTCACTTCTGATTATATTTCGGAGTATGATTCAGATTATTGTGTTGATGTTATGGAATTTGATTATAAGAAGATACCATATATTCCGGATGTTATTTGGGCGTCACCGCCTTGCACTGCTTTTTCGGTTGCGGCAATTGGGAAAAATTGGAACCGTGATTATACGCCAAAACACGAAAGAGCGGAGTTGGGTTTGAGAATAGTCGCAAAAACGATTGAAATAATCAAGTATTATCAGAAATTGAATCCTAGTTTGATTTATTTCATTGAGAATCCTAGAGGAATGTTGCGAAAACTGCCGATAATGAATGAGTTCAATCGGAATACAGTTACATATTGTCAATATGGAGACACAAGGATGAAGCCAACGGATATTTGGTCAAATTCACAATGGACGCCGAGACCGATGTGTAAGAATGGCGACCCTTGCCACGTTTCAGCGCCTAGAGGAAGTAGGACGGGGACACAAGGACTAAAAACAGATTATGAGAGGTCGATGATTCCATCACAATTGTTTGAAGAGATATTCGATAAATTAGAGGGAGAGAATGAAGGCGTATAA
- a CDS encoding ParB N-terminal domain-containing protein, with protein sequence MIEITKVNINELVPADYNPRDLLGSEYLQLKNSMRKFGFKDPVIANSNENRKNIIISGHQRLKVARDLGIHEVPVVYVNIENMEDEREFNIRLNKNTGHFVNEKLSEFDRDFLAGIGFDPEELDEIFKNLGSASEESVEIEFTPALMEENNYVLLYFNDEFDWNVAKAHFQIKTVKSLDSRKGYERKGVGRVIDGKEYLNRIGVKTEDINENA encoded by the coding sequence ATGATCGAAATCACGAAAGTCAATATCAATGAGTTAGTTCCGGCGGATTATAATCCGAGGGATCTTCTCGGATCGGAATATCTTCAATTAAAGAATTCGATGAGGAAGTTTGGTTTCAAGGATCCGGTTATCGCGAATTCGAACGAAAATCGAAAGAATATCATCATCTCCGGTCATCAGAGGTTAAAGGTCGCGAGAGATCTCGGAATTCACGAAGTTCCGGTTGTTTATGTGAATATTGAGAATATGGAAGATGAGCGAGAGTTCAATATCCGTTTAAATAAAAATACGGGTCATTTTGTCAATGAGAAGTTATCAGAATTCGATCGTGACTTCTTGGCGGGAATCGGTTTCGATCCGGAAGAGTTGGATGAGATCTTCAAGAATCTCGGATCAGCGTCAGAAGAGAGCGTCGAGATCGAGTTCACTCCGGCGTTGATGGAAGAGAATAATTATGTTTTATTATATTTCAATGATGAGTTCGATTGGAATGTCGCGAAGGCACATTTTCAGATCAAGACCGTAAAATCACTTGATTCACGAAAAGGATATGAGAGAAAAGGCGTCGGGAGAGTGATCGACGGGAAGGAATATTTGAATCGGATCGGCGTCAAGACGGAGGATATCAATGAGAACGCTTGA
- a CDS encoding GDP-mannose 4,6-dehydratase translates to MKKALITGGEGFVGGHLKTELEENGYQVFLTSRVAQEGYIKMDLCDYEEVRSVINEVKPDVIFHLGAIAFVPSSWQDAELTMNVNLNGSLHLLDAVRSIGIDPVIQLAGSSEEYGMVYPEETPMTEENPLRPLSPYAVSKIAMDFLAYQYHKSYGLKTIRVRAFNHSGYGRGEAYMTSTFAKQLVEIEKGKRDLIKHGDLSSIRDITDVRDTVRAYRLLTEKGKYGEVYNIGTGKGYSAQEILNKLSKLMAMTPKTEIDPDRMRPSDVKILIADASKVKAETGWEPQYSIDETLSEVLRYWMERI, encoded by the coding sequence ATGAAAAAAGCACTTATAACAGGCGGAGAAGGGTTTGTGGGCGGTCATTTAAAGACCGAGTTAGAAGAGAACGGATATCAAGTTTTCTTGACAAGTAGGGTCGCGCAAGAGGGATATATCAAGATGGATCTTTGCGATTATGAGGAAGTCAGATCCGTCATCAATGAAGTGAAGCCGGATGTTATCTTTCATCTCGGAGCGATCGCGTTTGTGCCTTCAAGTTGGCAGGACGCGGAATTGACGATGAATGTGAACCTCAACGGGTCACTTCATCTTCTCGACGCGGTTCGTTCAATCGGGATCGATCCGGTCATTCAGTTGGCGGGATCAAGTGAAGAATATGGGATGGTTTATCCGGAAGAAACGCCTATGACGGAAGAGAACCCGTTGAGACCTCTCTCTCCGTATGCGGTTTCAAAAATCGCGATGGATTTTCTCGCATATCAATATCATAAAAGTTATGGATTAAAGACGATTCGGGTAAGGGCGTTCAATCATTCCGGTTATGGACGAGGCGAAGCGTATATGACATCCACCTTCGCGAAGCAACTCGTCGAGATCGAAAAAGGAAAGAGGGATCTGATAAAACACGGAGATCTCTCATCGATCAGAGATATCACGGATGTTCGAGATACTGTTCGAGCTTATCGCCTATTGACGGAAAAGGGTAAATATGGCGAAGTGTATAATATCGGAACGGGGAAAGGGTATTCTGCACAGGAGATTCTCAATAAATTGTCGAAGTTGATGGCGATGACGCCAAAGACAGAAATTGATCCGGATCGGATGAGACCTTCGGATGTGAAGATTCTGATCGCGGACGCGTCGAAAGTGAAGGCGGAGACGGGATGGGAACCTCAATATTCGATCGATGAAACATTGAGCGAAGTTCTTCGTTATTGGATGGAAAGAATCTAG
- a CDS encoding glycosyltransferase yields the protein MQSGVVLSIVVPCLNHIEITKGFLSSIFLNTENNFEVIVIDDGSDDETQNIEFMFPEIDLVIRNRENKGFAYAVNQGIKMSRGGFIAIFNNDMIVKEGWDVKLINAIGDYGMISGTLKEPPISVEEFEKMEEPERDEICDWEKGMPWVFKKEVFEKIGIFDERFEICQYEDIDLLVRMAIGGYKFASLRNCFIYHYSSLTQKTDLKERIPFDYARRNAERFVEKWGVSYPDGVNYPLFYERGRI from the coding sequence ATGCAATCCGGCGTAGTTTTGAGTATTGTCGTTCCTTGTCTCAATCATATTGAAATCACAAAGGGGTTTTTATCTTCAATCTTCTTGAATACGGAAAACAATTTTGAGGTAATCGTGATTGATGACGGAAGCGACGACGAAACACAAAATATCGAATTTATGTTTCCAGAGATCGATCTTGTTATCAGAAATCGCGAGAATAAAGGGTTCGCTTATGCGGTAAATCAAGGGATCAAGATGTCGAGGGGTGGTTTTATTGCGATTTTTAATAATGATATGATTGTCAAAGAGGGTTGGGATGTCAAATTAATCAACGCGATCGGGGACTATGGAATGATCTCCGGAACATTAAAAGAACCTCCGATTTCGGTGGAAGAGTTTGAAAAAATGGAAGAACCGGAAAGGGATGAGATCTGCGATTGGGAAAAAGGTATGCCGTGGGTTTTTAAAAAAGAGGTTTTTGAGAAAATCGGGATATTTGATGAGCGTTTTGAGATTTGTCAGTATGAAGATATCGATCTTCTCGTAAGAATGGCGATTGGTGGTTATAAGTTTGCTAGTTTGAGGAATTGTTTTATTTACCACTACTCATCATTGACGCAGAAAACAGACCTAAAAGAGCGGATTCCGTTCGATTACGCTCGTCGAAATGCGGAGAGATTTGTCGAAAAATGGGGAGTGAGTTATCCGGACGGAGTGAATTATCCGTTATTCTACGAAAGGGGACGAATATGA
- a CDS encoding NAD-dependent epimerase/dehydratase family protein encodes MKKILVTGGMGFIGRPLLREILKKNDDCVVVVVDNLSTEVCEEYVKKEIAELEADHRVQFIKMNFEEFITDQKYDEIYHLASPVGPVGVLKYSGKMGVVIINNLYKAIQMASEMGAKLMYVSTSEVYGCNPIFDQPEDIQKIVPAKITTRLEYGVSKLLGEVILENTEGLSYNAIRPFNIIGRGQNADLGFVIPRFIDQALRGEDITVYGDGTNRRTFTDVRDITEAMVLIMNSSITRTVFNIGNPDNQITIGELARKIKAITESKAEVKFVDPKTLHGDKFAEAWNKIPNIDRVRSLIGWSPKYDLETTLRDCIEMEREELCNPA; translated from the coding sequence ATGAAAAAAATATTAGTCACCGGCGGAATGGGATTTATCGGGCGTCCGTTATTGAGAGAGATATTGAAGAAAAATGATGATTGCGTCGTCGTTGTTGTCGATAATCTATCGACGGAGGTGTGCGAAGAATATGTCAAGAAGGAAATCGCGGAGTTGGAAGCGGATCATCGAGTTCAATTTATCAAGATGAATTTTGAAGAGTTTATCACGGATCAGAAGTATGATGAGATCTATCATTTAGCGTCTCCGGTCGGTCCCGTGGGCGTTTTAAAATATTCCGGTAAGATGGGCGTTGTGATCATTAATAATCTCTACAAGGCGATTCAAATGGCGTCAGAGATGGGCGCAAAGTTGATGTATGTCTCGACGAGTGAGGTTTATGGATGTAATCCGATTTTTGATCAACCCGAAGATATTCAAAAGATCGTTCCGGCGAAGATCACGACAAGGTTAGAATATGGCGTTTCGAAACTTCTCGGAGAAGTCATCCTCGAAAATACCGAAGGATTGAGTTATAACGCGATTCGTCCGTTCAATATTATCGGTCGCGGTCAGAATGCGGATCTTGGTTTTGTTATTCCGAGATTCATCGATCAAGCGTTAAGAGGCGAAGATATCACAGTTTATGGCGACGGGACGAATCGAAGGACTTTCACGGATGTCCGAGATATCACGGAGGCGATGGTTTTGATTATGAATAGTTCGATCACACGAACAGTTTTCAATATCGGGAATCCGGATAATCAGATCACGATCGGCGAATTAGCAAGGAAAATCAAGGCGATCACGGAATCAAAAGCGGAGGTCAAATTTGTTGATCCGAAAACACTTCACGGCGACAAATTCGCGGAGGCGTGGAATAAAATTCCGAATATCGATCGTGTTCGAAGTTTGATCGGATGGTCTCCGAAGTATGATCTCGAAACTACTCTTCGCGATTGTATCGAGATGGAAAGGGAGGAATTATGCAATCCGGCGTAG
- a CDS encoding glycosyltransferase yields the protein MKISVNMIIGERVEPFLKYALKSVDWVDEIVIVDTSFNGNETLWELMNVNLDIMRLPIKVVKFFQHETAFDFAKARNLAIDHSSGEFILKVDADEVYYNSFQGTFEGLKEGDLFIVEFYHFMLDIFHIQYTEPKEVLFRKDCYRWISKTHETLEFIPSETRTFPRIVHLQDKFCHFGYAQPQRIIFEKWQHYVDLEGRSDWYEGQDPDHILDDRASVSKKFIYEYPEAIRGDVGSFPVVIKDEINPVAKIGLVLGTELNGEEIFGYVEDVKNTADFPIVLVIVLSKCSDEFIERVQRLGYFTIILSEREDLPKILNVGIKFLMKDPDIRWIASGTSGRVAEAIEELRKANVGMVFLDKAFICPVDVYEKLGLFREISTDSSMSDFVNRIRMNNLKVEEL from the coding sequence ATGAAAATTAGCGTCAATATGATTATTGGAGAGAGGGTCGAACCCTTCTTGAAATACGCGTTGAAAAGCGTCGATTGGGTCGATGAGATTGTGATCGTCGATACGAGTTTCAACGGGAATGAGACACTTTGGGAGCTGATGAATGTGAATCTCGATATTATGAGATTGCCGATTAAGGTGGTCAAATTTTTTCAGCACGAAACTGCGTTTGATTTTGCGAAGGCGAGGAATCTCGCGATTGATCATTCATCCGGAGAGTTTATTTTAAAGGTTGACGCGGATGAAGTTTATTATAATTCGTTTCAAGGCACTTTTGAGGGTCTCAAAGAGGGGGATCTGTTTATCGTTGAATTTTATCACTTTATGCTCGATATTTTTCATATTCAATATACGGAGCCGAAAGAGGTTTTATTCCGGAAGGATTGTTATCGATGGATCAGCAAAACGCACGAAACTTTGGAATTTATTCCGTCGGAGACGAGGACTTTTCCGAGAATCGTTCATTTACAGGATAAATTCTGTCATTTTGGATATGCTCAACCTCAACGGATTATCTTTGAGAAATGGCAACATTATGTTGATCTCGAAGGGCGATCTGATTGGTATGAGGGACAGGATCCGGATCATATTCTTGATGATCGGGCGTCAGTATCAAAGAAATTCATATACGAATATCCGGAGGCGATTCGCGGAGATGTCGGGAGTTTTCCGGTTGTTATTAAGGACGAAATTAATCCGGTTGCGAAAATAGGGTTAGTTCTTGGAACGGAATTAAACGGCGAGGAGATCTTCGGATATGTCGAGGATGTCAAAAATACGGCGGATTTTCCGATTGTTTTGGTCATTGTTTTGAGTAAATGTTCGGATGAGTTCATCGAGAGAGTTCAGAGATTGGGATATTTCACGATCATTCTCTCGGAGCGTGAGGATCTTCCGAAGATTTTGAATGTTGGAATCAAGTTCTTGATGAAGGATCCGGATATCAGATGGATCGCGTCGGGAACGAGTGGAAGGGTCGCGGAGGCGATTGAGGAGTTGAGAAAAGCGAATGTTGGGATGGTTTTTCTTGATAAGGCGTTTATCTGTCCGGTTGATGTTTATGAGAAATTGGGATTATTCCGAGAAATCAGCACGGATTCATCGATGAGTGATTTTGTAAATAGGATAAGAATGAATAATTTAAAGGTGGAGGAACTATGA